The following are from one region of the Hyla sarda isolate aHylSar1 chromosome 6, aHylSar1.hap1, whole genome shotgun sequence genome:
- the LOC130277777 gene encoding spexin prohormone 2-like: MARKAVLFTCAVFLFILSESMSAPKNKLMARNWGPQSMLYLKGRHGRRFVSDYEEQYQKMNLDTWNAILKRCLFVFGTENKYTNLLWDLGFKRKKTRWAS; the protein is encoded by the exons ATG gcaAGGAAAGCTGTGCTGTTCACCTGTGCAGTCTTCCTCTTTATTTTGTCTGAATCAATGTCCGCTCCTAAG AATAAGTTGATGGCAAGAAATTGGGGGCCCCAGTCAATGTTGTATCTCAAAGGCAGAC ATGGGAGAAGATTTGTGTCAGACTACGAAGAGCAATATCAGAAGATGAACCTGGATACTTGGAATGCAATCCTTAAAA ggtgTCTTTTTGTTTTTGGAACTGAAAACAAGTATACAAACCTTCTATGGGACTTAGGTTTCAAGAGAAAGAAAACTCGGTGGGCTTCATAG